In Vigna angularis cultivar LongXiaoDou No.4 chromosome 8, ASM1680809v1, whole genome shotgun sequence, one DNA window encodes the following:
- the LOC108344056 gene encoding miraculin, translating into MKMTLVALVLVVGLSTKALLGEAGAAPDQIVDTSGKKVRAGENYYIVPASSDVGGLALSTTGQDCPLDVVAIDGYQGLQLSFLPVNDKKGVIRVSTDLNIFFSTYTTCPQSTVWKLKDYDYSTSQWFLTTGGSLGNPGSQTISNWFKIEKYEDAYKMVYCPSVCNYCNYPCSDIGIYQDQYGKRLALTSEPYKVQFQKVQY; encoded by the coding sequence ATGAAGATGACATTGGTAGCATTGGTCCTAGTGGTTGGCTTGAGCACAAAGGCACTACTTGGGGAAGCAGGTGCTGCACCAGACCAAATTGTGGACACATCAGGAAAGAAGGTGAGAGCTGGTGAGAATTACTACATTGTTCCAGCATCCTCTGATGTAGGTGGCCTTGCTCTCTCAACCACAGGTCAAGATTGCCCTCTTGATGTTGTAGCTATTGATGGTTACCAAGGCCTCCAATTGAGCTTTCTTCCTGTTAATGATAAGAAAGGTGTCATTCGCGTTTCCACTGATCTCAACATCTTTTTCTCCACCTACACAACTTGTCCACAATCCACAGTGTGGAAGCTTAAGGACTATGATTATTCAACATCACAGTGGTTTCTCACAACCGGTGGTTCTTTGGGCAACCCTGGCTCTCAAACCATCAGCAATTGGTTCAAGATTGAGAAGTACGAGGATGCTTACAAGATGGTTTATTGTCCAAGTGTGTGCAATTATTGCAATTATCCATGTAGTGATATTGGAATATATCAGGACCAATATGGCAAGCGTTTGGCTCTAACTTCCGAGCCATACAAGGTTCAGTTCCAGAAGGTTCAATACTAA
- the LOC108345454 gene encoding miraculin: MKTTLLAFVLLFALISQPLLGAAEASPDEVIDTSGKLLRAGVNYNILLSMPYSNCRSPQGLGLSKIGKSCPLDVVVVDRYHSLPLRFIPVNPKKGVIRVSTDLNIMFPPNITCPHHSTVWKLDSFQVSKGRFVSTGGVKGNPGRETIGNWFKIEKYAGAYKLVYCPSLCPSCKDVVCENVGMLVDEKGNHRLALSAVPFQVKFLKA, from the coding sequence ATGAAGACAACATTGTTAGCTTTTGTCCTTCTCTTTGCCCTGATCTCACAACCACTTCTGGGAGCAGCTGAAGCCTCACCTGACGAAGTAATTGACACATCCGGCAAGCTGCTACGTGCTGGTGTCAACTACAACATTCTTCTATCGATGCCTTACAGTAATTGTAGAAGCCCACAAGGCCTTGGCCTCTCAAAGATTGGTAAATCATGCCCTCTGGATGTTGTGGTTGTGGATAGATATCATAGTTTGCCACTAAGGTTTATACCCGTTAACCCCAAAAAGGGTGTTATACGTGTCTCCACTGACCTTAACATCATGTTCCCTCCTAACATCACTTGCCCTCACCATTCCACAGTGTGGAAGCTTGATAGCTTTCAGGTTTCTAAGGGACGCTTTGTGTCCACTGGTGGTGTTAAGGGCAATCCTGGGAGGGAAACCATTGGAAATTGGTTCAAGATTGAGAAGTATGCTGGTGCTTATAAACTAGTTTATTGTCCCAGTTTGTGCCCTTCTTGCAAGGATGTTGTGTGCGAGAATGTTGGGATGTTGGTTGATGAGAAAGGGAACCATCGTTTGGCTCTAAGTGCTGTTCCCTTCCAAGTTAAATTCCTCAAGGCCTAA